In a genomic window of Brassica rapa cultivar Chiifu-401-42 chromosome A10, CAAS_Brap_v3.01, whole genome shotgun sequence:
- the LOC103846740 gene encoding NAC domain containing protein 52, which translates to MTDPVLPAPVTASGKPIGPGFRFHPTDEELITYYLKRKVEGKPMRFDVIREVNIYKHEPSDLAELSRLKTKDQEWYFFCPLEKRQNSSTVINRATKEGYWKKTGDDKKIKREGDDELIGVVKTLVYHRGRSPKGNRTNWVLYEYRLVQNKLEIDSYVVCRVIRKEHFGPSTECIYAPFSEQDWDDGINEKIQQGKNHIDEDPNTVDQDDNNSEPMTRGCLPLTTLVQYKRKRQLDSFGSYNNSSQTAQDAVSSVAATLEENEAEPVVPTSSSTEMIDHLEKERQQMAVARETYNLDLMSAEVMVSILQGQVDALRAENEGLKKTNSNKG; encoded by the exons ATGACTGATCCTGTTTTGCCGGCGCCAGTGACTGCTTCTGGTAAACCGATAGGTCCTGGCTTCAGATTTCATCCAACAGATGAAGAACTCATCACGTATTACTTGAAGAGGAAGGTTGAAGGCAAACCAATGCGTTTCGATGTGATAAGAGAAGTCAATATTTACAAGCACGAGCCCTCTGACTTAGCag AGCTTTCGAGGTTGAAGACAAAGGACCAAGAATGGTACTTCTTCTGTCCTCTGGAGAAGAGGCAAAACAGCTCTACGGTTATAAACCGAGCAACGAAGGAAGGCTACTGGAAGAAAACTGGAGATGACAAGAAGATCAAGCGAGAAGGAGACGATGAGTTGATCGGTGTGGTAAAGACCCTTGTGTATCACAGAGGACGTTCTCCAAAGGGTAACCGAACCAACTGGGTCCTCTACGAGTATCGCCTCGTTCAAAATAAACTTGAG ATAGATTCGTACGTGGTGTGCAGAGTGATCCGCAAGGAACACTTCGGGCCATCTACTGAATGCATATATGCACCCTTCTCCGAACAAGACTGGGATGATGGAATCAACGAGAAGATTCAGCAG GGAAAGAACCACATTGATGAAGATCCCAACACAGTTGATCAGGACGATAATAATAGTGAGCCAATGACGAGAGGATGTCTTCCACTTACTACTCTCGTCCAATACAAACGCAAGCGCCAACTAGACTCTTTTGGAAGCTACAACAACTCAAGCCAGACCGCTCAGGACGCTGTTTCTTCTGTTGCCGCCACGCTGGAGGAGAATGAAGCAGAACCGGTGGTGCCTACAAGCTCCTCCACCGAGATGATCGACCATCTGGAGAAGGAGAGACAGCAGATGGCTGTGGCGAGAGAGACTTATAACCTTGACCTGATGAGTGCAGAAGTGATGGTGAGTATTCTTCAGGGGCAGGTTGATGCATTGCGTGCGGAAAACGAGGGGCTGAAGAAGACTAACAGCAACAAGGGATAA
- the LOC103846742 gene encoding probable sugar phosphate/phosphate translocator At5g25400, producing MGKGGTLSDSVIKKIVLSYSYVAIWIFLSFTVIVYNKYILDKKMYNWPFPISLTMIHMSFCSTLAVLLIKVFKFVEPVSMSRETYLRSVVPIGALYSLSLWLSNSAYIYLSVSFIQMLKALMPVAVYSIGVLLKKEGFKSDTMTNMLSISFGVAIAAYGEARFDVFGVILQLGAVAFEATRLVLIQILLTSKGITLNPITSLYYVAPCCLAFLFVPWIYVEFPVLRDTSSFHFDYAIFGTNSLCAFALNLAVFLLVGKTSALTMNVAGVVKDWLLIAFSWSVIKDTVTPINLFGYGIAFLGVAYYNHAKLQALKANEAQKKVQQGDEESGRLLEEKGGGDGEGKKIESED from the coding sequence ATGGGGAAAGGAGGCACCCTCAGCGACAGCGTGATAAAAAAGATCGTCCTCTCCTACAGCTACGTGGCGATCTGGATCTTCCTCAGCTTCACGGTGATCGTCTACAACAAGTACATCCTCGACAAGAAGATGTACAACTGGCCTTTCCCGATCTCCCTCACCATGATCCACATGTCCTTCTGCTCCACCCTCGCCGTCCTCCTCATCAAGGTCTTCAAATTCGTCGAGCCAGTCTCCATGTCCCGCGAGACTTACCTGAGATCCGTCGTCCCCATCGGGGCACTCTACTCCCTCTCCCTCTGGCTCTCCAACTCCGCCTACATCTACCTCTCCGTCTCCTTCATTCAGATGCTCAAAGCCCTCATGCCCGTCGCCGTCTACTCCATCGGCGTCCTCTTGAAGAAAGAAGGCTTCAAGTCGGACACGATGACCAACATGCTCTCCATCTCGTTTGGTGTCGCCATCGCTGCTTACGGTGAAGCGAGGTTCGATGTGTTCGGTGTGATTCTCCAGCTAGGTGCTGTTGCCTTCGAGGCGACGCGTCTTGTGTTGATTCAGATCTTGCTTACATCCAAAGGCATCACGCTTAACCCTATAACGTCTCTCTACTACGTGGCGCCTTGCTGTTTAGCGTTCTTGTTTGTCCCTTGGATCTACGTGGAGTTCCCTGTGCTTAGAGACACGTCGAGCTTCCACTTTGACTACGCTATCTTTGGAACCAACTCGTTGTGTGCGTTTGCTTTGAATCTTGCTGTGTTTCTTTTGGTTGGGAAGACATCTGCTTTGACGATGAATGTAGCTGGTGTGGTTAAAGATTGGCTGTTGATTGCCTTCTCGTGGTCTGTGATTAAGGATACCGTGACTCCTATTAACCTTTTCGGGTATGGGATTGCGTTCTTGGGGGTTGCGTATTATAATCACGCGAAGCTGCAGGCGTTGAAGGCTAATGAGGCGCAGAAGAAGGTTCAGCAAGGGGATGAGGAGAGTGGGAGGTTGTTGGAAGAGAAGGGTGGTGGTGATGGTGAAGGTAAGAAGATTGAGTCTGAGGACTGA
- the LOC103846743 gene encoding uncharacterized protein LOC103846743 — MSPPTLDQLHTYHAQERVIFSKLVLQFSSSPSESLLVMATWFWLENFGFEDIFATIFALPDRLIASLANEAVSCFRCIESSDPPNGFDQIPLTSRYLQKQISLSMIYKYRYTAIAGIKTFLNTICSRIFSDILAQVLPYSSPPYFVPGFHPSLIIPGFPHPTFGNINVMRPDLGSGVNTFNNNNSFLFPKGLWEWNDHSMESENDRTMFITFSRGFPVSQAEVKELFTNIFGEKCVVGVYMREDCVSSPNIFACNNDQQQSLFAKLVLDSVVTVDRILEGEKLQKFRINGKHIWARKYNDKKDGRTCFT, encoded by the coding sequence ATGTCACCTCCAACACTAGACCAACTACACACCTACCATGCCCAAGAAAGGGTGATATTCTCTAAACTGGTCCTACAATTTTCAAGTTCACCATCTGAATCACTCCTTGTCATGGCTACATGGTTTTGGCTTGAAAACTTTGGTTTTGAAGACATTTTTGCAACCATCTTTGCTCTTCCAGATCGACTCATTGCATCTCTTGCTAACGAAGCTGTCTCCTGCTTCCGATGCATCGAGTCCTCTGATCCCCCAAATGGCTTCGACCAAATCCCTCTCACTTCACGATATTTGCAAAAACAGATCTCACTTTCCATGATTTACAAATATCGATACACCGCCATTGCTGGTATCAAAACCTTTCTAAACACCATTTGTTCTAGAATCTTTTCAGACATCCTTGCACAAGTTCTTCCATATTCTTCACCACCATATTTCGTCCCCGGATTCCACCCATCTCTGATCATACCTGGCTTCCCGCATCCGACTTTCGGAAACATCAATGTCATGCGACCTGATCTAGGTTCTGGGGTTAAcaccttcaacaacaacaactcgtTCCTATTCCCAAAGGGTCTTTGGGAGTGGAACGATCACTCCATGGAAAGTGAGAACGATCGAACCATGTTTATAACGTTTTCTCGTGGCTTTCCTGTGTCGCAGGCCGAAGTTAAGGAGCTTTTCACCAACATATTTGGAGAAAAGTGTGTGGTAGGCGTTTACATGCGAGAAGACTGCGTAAGTTCACCTAATATATTTGCGTGTAACAATGATCAGCAACAATCACTATTTGCTAAGTTGGTTTTGGACTCGGTGGTTACGGTGGATCGTATATTAGAAGGTGAGAAGCTCCAAAAATTTCGGATCAATGGTAAACACATTTGGGCTCGCAAATACAACGATAAGAAGGACGGACGTACTTGCTTCACCTAA